A genomic stretch from Panthera uncia isolate 11264 chromosome E3, Puncia_PCG_1.0, whole genome shotgun sequence includes:
- the NUPR1 gene encoding nuclear protein 1, with product MATFPQAASPAQQPPGPEDEDLSLDEYDLYNLAPSYLGAGGRKGRSKREAAANTNRPSPGGHERKLVTKLQNTERKKRGARS from the exons ATGGCCACCTTCCCGCAAGCAGCCAGCCCGGCCCAGCAGCCCCCAGGTCCGGAGGACGAAGACCTCAGCCTGGATGAGTATGACCTCTATAACCTGGCTCCTTCTTACCTGG GAGCAGGAGGTCGGAAAGGTCGCAGCAAGAGAGAAGCTGCCGCCAACACCAACCGCCCCAGCCCCGGTGGCCACGAGAGGAAGCTGGTGACCAAGCTTCAGAACACGGAGCGGAAAAAGCGAGGGGCACGGTCTTGA